In Nocardioides dokdonensis FR1436, the following are encoded in one genomic region:
- the hisG gene encoding ATP phosphoribosyltransferase, with protein MSLLRVAVPNKGSLSVSASEILKESGYRQREDSKQLTLTDAENGVEFFYLRPRDIALYVGEGTLDVGITGRDLLRDSGAQADEALTLGFGRSRFRFAARPGRFTELADLAGARIATSYVGVVSAFLEERGIEASVTRLDGAVETSIQLGVADAIADVVETGSTLRQAGLEVFGETILESEAVLISRLHDVHPGLESLRRRIEGVLVARSYVMMDYDIPTDIVSESVRLTPGIESPTVAPLHRDGWSAVRAMVPRAGSQRLMDELWQIGARGILLTDIHACRL; from the coding sequence CAGCGTGAGGACAGCAAGCAGCTCACGCTGACCGACGCCGAGAACGGCGTCGAGTTCTTCTACCTGCGCCCGCGCGACATCGCGCTGTACGTCGGCGAGGGCACCCTCGACGTCGGCATCACCGGTCGCGACCTGCTGCGCGACTCCGGCGCCCAGGCCGACGAGGCGCTGACGCTGGGCTTCGGCCGCAGCCGGTTCCGCTTCGCGGCCCGCCCGGGCCGGTTCACCGAGCTGGCCGACCTCGCCGGCGCCCGCATCGCGACGTCGTACGTCGGCGTGGTGAGCGCGTTCCTGGAGGAGCGCGGCATCGAGGCCAGCGTGACCCGCCTCGACGGCGCGGTCGAGACCAGCATCCAGCTCGGGGTGGCCGACGCGATCGCCGACGTCGTGGAGACCGGGAGCACGCTGCGCCAGGCGGGGCTCGAGGTCTTCGGCGAGACGATCCTGGAGTCCGAGGCGGTGCTCATCAGCCGCCTGCACGACGTGCACCCCGGTCTCGAGTCGCTGCGTCGACGCATCGAGGGCGTGCTGGTCGCGCGCAGCTACGTGATGATGGACTACGACATCCCCACCGACATCGTCAGCGAGTCGGTCCGGCTCACGCCCGGGATCGAGAGCCCCACGGTGGCGCCGCTGCACCGCGACGGCTGGTCGGCGGTGCGGGCGATGGTCCCGCGGGCCGGGTCCCAGCGCCTGATGGACGAGCTCTGGCAGATCGGCGCGCGCGGCATCCTGTTGACGGACATCCATGCCTGCCGCCTCTGA
- a CDS encoding PH domain-containing protein — protein sequence MPAASEGHDPAASLGPELPHTWRPLGPRVIGVVLGVGLLVVFAAAWISLGPEVRARFTTFQRGTLVFLGALGFGAMFALVRSRVVAERDRLVVVNGFRRRELAWEQVVGVQLAPGAPWATLDLSDGTTVAAMGIQGSDGGRARLAARQLRALAAELPR from the coding sequence ATGCCTGCCGCCTCTGAGGGCCACGACCCGGCCGCGAGCCTGGGTCCCGAGCTCCCGCACACCTGGCGCCCGCTCGGTCCTCGCGTCATCGGCGTCGTCCTCGGCGTCGGGCTGCTGGTCGTCTTCGCCGCCGCCTGGATCAGCCTCGGCCCGGAGGTCCGCGCCCGGTTCACGACCTTCCAGCGCGGCACCCTGGTCTTCCTGGGGGCCCTGGGCTTCGGCGCGATGTTCGCGCTGGTGCGCTCCCGGGTGGTGGCCGAGCGCGACCGGCTGGTCGTCGTCAACGGCTTCCGGCGCCGTGAGCTGGCCTGGGAGCAGGTCGTGGGCGTCCAGCTCGCGCCCGGAGCCCCGTGGGCCACGCTCGACCTCAGCGACGGCACCACCGTCGCGGCCATGGGCATCCAGGGTTCCGACGGTGGCCGTGCCCGTCTGGCTGCGCGCCAGCTGCGCGCCCTGGCCGCCGAGCTGCCCCGCTAG
- a CDS encoding aldose 1-epimerase family protein, with protein MLAPSGDQFEIAAGGYRAVVTESGAALRELSYAGRALVDGFDVDEVSRGGRGQLLAPWPNRLGDGRFTFGGRELSLPLSEHERRNASHGLVRWAAWTLEEHTAHSVSLTYRLMARSGWPWTLDLHVLHDLSADGLTVTLTATNMSAEPAPYAAGAHPYLRVGDGPVDDLELTLPASTRYLVDDRMLPVGTEPVDGGELDFRVSRPVRGTVLDTTFTDLERDESGQATTSLRDPSTGQGVSLWVDPAWTHLQVYSADDAGATARRSLAVEPMTAPPDALRSGTDLVTLAAAGEPGDEHSASWGLRALD; from the coding sequence ATGCTTGCACCCAGCGGGGACCAGTTCGAGATCGCAGCGGGCGGCTACCGCGCCGTCGTCACCGAGAGCGGCGCGGCGCTGCGCGAGCTGTCGTACGCCGGCCGGGCGCTGGTCGACGGGTTCGACGTCGACGAGGTGTCCCGGGGCGGGCGCGGACAGCTGCTGGCACCGTGGCCCAACCGGCTCGGCGACGGACGCTTCACCTTCGGCGGGCGCGAGCTGAGCCTGCCGCTGAGCGAGCACGAGCGCCGCAACGCCTCGCACGGCCTGGTGCGCTGGGCGGCGTGGACGCTCGAGGAGCACACCGCGCACTCGGTCTCCCTGACCTACCGGCTGATGGCGCGGTCGGGCTGGCCCTGGACCCTCGACCTGCACGTGCTCCACGACCTGTCCGCGGACGGGCTGACGGTCACCCTGACGGCGACCAACATGTCCGCCGAGCCGGCGCCGTACGCCGCCGGGGCGCACCCGTACCTGCGAGTCGGCGACGGGCCGGTGGACGACCTGGAGCTGACCCTGCCGGCCTCGACCCGCTACCTGGTCGACGACCGGATGCTGCCGGTGGGCACCGAGCCGGTCGACGGTGGCGAGCTCGACTTCCGGGTCTCCCGGCCGGTGCGGGGCACGGTGCTGGACACGACGTTCACCGACCTCGAGCGCGACGAGTCCGGGCAGGCGACCACCAGCCTGCGCGACCCGTCCACCGGTCAGGGGGTCAGCCTCTGGGTCGACCCCGCCTGGACCCACCTGCAGGTCTACTCCGCCGACGACGCAGGCGCCACGGCCCGCCGCTCGCTGGCGGTCGAGCCGATGACCGCTCCCCCGGACGCGCTGCGCTCGGGCACCGACCTGGTCACCTTGGCCGCCGCCGGTGAGCCCGGCGACGAGCACTCCGCCTCGTGGGGCCTGCGCGCGCTGGACTGA
- a CDS encoding 4-amino-4-deoxy-L-arabinose transferase, which translates to MVTDSSSEVARLVLDLAFSRPPSLGGEGRLVCIDGPAGSGKTTLAAAVAAAAEVPTRVVHLDDLYVGWDGLPGVPDQLEQLLSPLDRDAACSYQRYDWEAGALAEDVIVEPVPLLVVEGVGAGTARISPMTTVLVWVEAPAGLRLQRGLDRDGDGLAEHWDAWAEAEEHHFERQGTRGRADVVVDGTGRTGPRTVVPGAS; encoded by the coding sequence GTGGTCACGGACTCGTCTTCTGAGGTCGCCCGGCTGGTCCTCGACCTGGCCTTCAGCAGGCCACCGTCGCTCGGCGGGGAGGGCCGCCTGGTCTGCATCGACGGGCCCGCGGGATCCGGCAAGACCACCCTGGCCGCCGCGGTAGCGGCTGCCGCCGAGGTGCCGACCCGGGTCGTGCACCTCGACGACCTGTACGTCGGCTGGGACGGTCTGCCGGGGGTGCCCGACCAGCTCGAGCAGCTGCTCTCCCCGCTCGACCGCGACGCTGCGTGCAGCTACCAGCGCTACGACTGGGAGGCCGGCGCGCTGGCCGAGGACGTCATCGTCGAGCCGGTCCCGCTGCTGGTGGTCGAGGGCGTCGGCGCCGGCACCGCCCGCATCTCGCCGATGACCACGGTGCTCGTGTGGGTCGAGGCGCCGGCCGGGCTGCGGCTGCAGCGCGGGCTGGACCGCGACGGCGACGGCCTCGCCGAGCACTGGGACGCCTGGGCCGAGGCCGAGGAGCACCACTTCGAGCGGCAGGGCACCCGGGGCCGGGCCGACGTGGTCGTCGACGGCACCGGGCGCACCGGCCCGCGCACCGTCGTGCCGGGCGCGTCCTAG
- a CDS encoding alanine racemase — translation MVRPDSPGSPAARSRLWARLDTAVRALPTPPPTPLLVVDLDAFDANAADLERRAGGTPLRLASKSVRVPALLRRALARDGFRGVLSYTLREALWLEEQEISDDLLVAYPTVDRDALGTLVASPRSAARITLMVDDVAHLDLVDSVRSSRAVPVRIAIDVDAGLRMGGQHVGPKRSPLHDVDEVLALARAVVDRPGFTLVGAMTYEGQVAGVPDDVPTARARSLVVRRLKDASLSQLTERRRVLAEALTALVGPAGLELWNAGGTGSVEASAADPVVTEVAAGSGLLVPALFDHYRSFDPRPAAYVGLPVTRRPSPTIATVHGGGFAASGAAGADRLPLPWAPPGLHLTGLEGAGEVQTPLTGPSAPMLSIGDLVWFRHAKAGELFEHGRTVQLLAGDRFAEEVRTYRGHGLVF, via the coding sequence ATGGTTCGTCCCGACAGCCCCGGCAGCCCCGCTGCTCGCAGCCGGCTCTGGGCCCGTCTCGACACCGCGGTGCGGGCCCTGCCGACCCCACCGCCCACTCCGCTGCTCGTGGTCGACCTCGACGCGTTCGACGCCAACGCCGCCGACCTCGAGCGCCGCGCGGGCGGCACCCCCCTGCGCCTGGCCTCGAAGTCGGTCCGGGTCCCGGCGCTGCTGCGCAGGGCCCTGGCGCGCGACGGGTTCCGCGGGGTCCTCTCCTACACGCTGCGTGAGGCGCTGTGGCTGGAGGAGCAGGAGATCAGCGACGACCTGCTGGTGGCCTACCCCACCGTGGACCGCGACGCGCTGGGCACCCTGGTCGCGTCCCCGCGCTCCGCGGCGCGCATCACGCTGATGGTCGACGACGTGGCCCACCTCGACCTGGTCGACTCCGTGCGGTCGTCGCGGGCCGTGCCGGTGCGCATCGCGATCGACGTCGACGCCGGTCTGCGCATGGGCGGGCAGCACGTCGGCCCCAAGCGCTCGCCCCTGCACGACGTCGACGAGGTGCTCGCCCTCGCCCGGGCCGTGGTCGACCGGCCCGGGTTCACCCTGGTCGGTGCGATGACCTACGAGGGCCAGGTGGCCGGCGTCCCCGACGACGTGCCGACCGCGCGCGCCCGGTCGCTGGTGGTGCGCCGGTTGAAGGACGCCTCGCTGAGCCAGCTCACCGAGCGCCGCCGGGTCCTCGCCGAGGCCTTGACCGCCCTGGTCGGTCCGGCCGGGCTGGAGCTGTGGAACGCCGGCGGCACCGGGTCGGTGGAGGCGAGCGCGGCCGACCCCGTCGTCACGGAGGTCGCCGCGGGCTCCGGCCTGCTGGTGCCGGCGCTCTTCGACCACTACCGCTCCTTCGATCCCCGCCCGGCGGCGTACGTCGGGCTGCCGGTCACCCGGCGTCCCTCGCCGACGATCGCGACCGTCCACGGCGGAGGCTTCGCGGCCTCCGGGGCGGCCGGGGCCGACCGCCTCCCCCTGCCGTGGGCTCCCCCGGGCCTGCACCTGACCGGTCTCGAGGGGGCCGGCGAGGTGCAGACCCCGTTGACCGGACCGTCCGCGCCGATGCTGTCGATCGGCGACCTGGTCTGGTTCCGCCACGCCAAGGCCGGCGAGCTCTTCGAGCACGGACGCACCGTGCAGCTGCTCGCCGGGGACCGCTTCGCCGAGGAGGTGCGCACCTACCGTGGTCACGGACTCGTCTTCTGA
- a CDS encoding SseB family protein: MDDQHQHQRLLAGPGFPGDTGGADAALTAALAAYDAAPRDPDTYLACLDALTTARLLVPVVALLGEVEVDERGLARDKSSDMAAVLLTGADGRTALLSFTSTETMAGWDPQARPVPVTAPYAAQAAVQEEAAALLVDVAGPVRLVVEGADLEALGAGWTPVRVGTGIGWLRPTP, from the coding sequence GTGGACGACCAGCACCAGCACCAGCGCCTGCTCGCCGGCCCGGGGTTCCCGGGCGACACCGGGGGAGCCGACGCCGCGCTCACCGCCGCGCTGGCGGCGTACGACGCCGCACCGCGCGACCCCGACACCTACCTCGCCTGCCTGGACGCGTTGACCACCGCCCGTCTGCTGGTGCCGGTCGTGGCGCTCCTGGGCGAGGTCGAGGTCGACGAGCGCGGGCTGGCCCGCGACAAGTCCAGCGACATGGCGGCGGTCCTGCTGACCGGCGCCGACGGACGCACCGCGCTGCTCTCCTTCACCAGCACCGAGACGATGGCGGGCTGGGATCCGCAGGCCCGCCCCGTCCCGGTCACCGCGCCGTACGCCGCCCAGGCCGCGGTGCAGGAGGAGGCGGCGGCGCTGCTGGTCGACGTCGCCGGTCCGGTCCGGCTGGTCGTGGAGGGCGCCGACCTCGAGGCCCTGGGGGCGGGCTGGACGCCGGTGCGGGTCGGGACCGGCATCGGGTGGCTGCGCCCGACCCCCTGA
- the infC gene encoding translation initiation factor IF-3 produces MLQAEAFVRSGPGTRPGPDARRPPRTSPSGGHISTELRINDRIRVQEVRLVGPSGETVGIVPTADALRLAQEADLDLVEIAPMARPPVCKLMDYGKFKYENAQKAREARRNQTNVIIKEMKLRPKIDAHDYETKKGHVVRFLNAGDKVKITIMFRGREQHRPELGYRLLQKLAEEVTELGFVESSPKQDGRNMTMVLGPHKKKADAKVEHKAAKEAKAAERAADEAEERAERTAANAGRETAPKKERGRSENLDPEIEA; encoded by the coding sequence TTGCTGCAAGCGGAAGCCTTTGTACGTTCTGGGCCCGGCACTCGACCGGGACCCGACGCGCGAAGACCTCCGAGGACATCCCCATCAGGAGGACACATCAGCACCGAGCTTCGAATCAACGACCGGATCCGCGTCCAGGAGGTCCGTCTCGTTGGCCCCAGCGGCGAGACCGTCGGCATCGTTCCCACCGCCGACGCACTGCGCCTTGCCCAGGAGGCTGACCTCGACCTCGTCGAGATCGCCCCGATGGCCCGCCCCCCGGTCTGCAAGCTCATGGACTACGGCAAGTTCAAGTACGAGAACGCGCAGAAGGCCCGCGAGGCGCGCCGGAACCAGACGAACGTGATCATCAAGGAGATGAAGCTTCGTCCCAAGATCGACGCGCACGACTACGAGACCAAGAAGGGTCACGTGGTCCGGTTCCTCAACGCCGGCGACAAGGTCAAGATCACGATCATGTTCCGCGGTCGCGAGCAGCACCGTCCCGAGCTCGGCTACCGGCTGCTGCAGAAGCTGGCCGAGGAAGTCACCGAGCTCGGCTTCGTGGAGTCCTCGCCCAAGCAGGACGGCCGCAACATGACCATGGTCCTGGGCCCGCACAAGAAGAAGGCCGACGCCAAGGTGGAGCACAAGGCCGCCAAGGAGGCCAAGGCCGCTGAGCGTGCCGCCGACGAGGCCGAGGAGCGCGCCGAGCGCACCGCGGCGAACGCCGGGCGCGAGACGGCTCCGAAGAAGGAGCGCGGTCGCTCGGAGAACCTCGATCCCGAGATCGAGGCCTGA
- the rpmI gene encoding 50S ribosomal protein L35, with translation MPKNKTHSGAGKRFRVTGSGKILREKAGKRHNLEKKASKVTRRMTGTVEVAKADVPRAKKMLGL, from the coding sequence ATGCCCAAGAACAAGACCCACTCCGGTGCCGGCAAGCGATTCCGCGTGACCGGCTCGGGCAAGATCCTCCGCGAGAAGGCCGGCAAGCGCCACAACCTGGAGAAGAAGGCCTCGAAGGTCACCCGTCGGATGACCGGCACGGTCGAGGTCGCCAAGGCGGACGTCCCGCGCGCCAAGAAGATGCTCGGCCTCTGA
- the rplT gene encoding 50S ribosomal protein L20, translating to MARVKRAVNAQKKRRTTLERASGYRGQRSRLYRKAKEQVTHSLVYNYNDRRKNKGNFRKLWIQRINAAARAQGMTYNRFIQGLNLAGIEVDRKIMAEMAVNDVAAFNALVEAAKKALPEDVNAPKAEASA from the coding sequence ATGGCACGCGTCAAGCGCGCAGTGAACGCCCAGAAGAAGCGTCGTACCACCCTCGAGCGCGCCAGCGGCTACCGCGGCCAGCGCTCGCGCCTGTACCGGAAGGCCAAGGAGCAGGTCACCCACTCCCTGGTCTACAACTACAACGACCGGCGCAAGAACAAGGGCAACTTCCGCAAGCTGTGGATCCAGCGGATCAACGCGGCGGCTCGTGCCCAGGGCATGACGTACAACCGCTTCATCCAGGGTCTGAACCTGGCCGGCATCGAGGTCGACCGCAAGATCATGGCCGAGATGGCCGTCAACGACGTCGCGGCGTTCAACGCCCTCGTCGAGGCCGCCAAGAAGGCCCTGCCCGAGGACGTCAACGCGCCCAAGGCCGAGGCCTCGGCCTGA
- a CDS encoding TrmH family RNA methyltransferase, whose amino-acid sequence MGPSAPLVAGNARVKDARRLSRRSVRSERRLFLADGPKAVEGALEVPGRLVEVFATPAATERYDALARAAREADVAWTTVDDRALASLSDAVSPAGLVGVCHFLDVGLDEVLASAPRLLAICADVRDPGNAGTVIRCADAAGADAVVLAGSSVDAYNPKTVRASVGSLFHLPVVVEPDAAAAVRAARAAGLTVLAADGAGERDLYADAPLEGPVAWLLGNEAWGLPEDLAALADHRVAIPIHGRAESLNLSTAAALCLYETARHHRRG is encoded by the coding sequence TTGGGCCCCTCGGCTCCCCTCGTCGCGGGCAACGCCCGCGTCAAGGACGCACGCAGGCTCAGCCGCCGCTCGGTTCGCTCCGAACGGCGGCTGTTCCTCGCTGACGGCCCGAAGGCCGTCGAGGGCGCCCTCGAGGTGCCGGGGCGGCTCGTGGAGGTCTTCGCGACCCCCGCCGCCACCGAGCGGTACGACGCCCTGGCCCGCGCCGCGCGCGAGGCCGACGTCGCCTGGACGACGGTCGACGACCGCGCCCTGGCCTCGCTCAGCGACGCCGTCAGCCCGGCGGGCCTGGTCGGGGTGTGCCACTTCCTCGATGTCGGCCTCGACGAGGTGCTGGCGAGCGCGCCCCGGCTGCTGGCCATCTGCGCCGACGTGCGCGACCCCGGGAACGCCGGCACCGTGATCCGCTGCGCCGACGCGGCCGGTGCCGACGCCGTCGTGCTGGCCGGCAGCTCGGTCGACGCCTACAACCCCAAGACCGTGCGCGCCTCGGTCGGCTCCCTCTTCCACCTGCCCGTGGTGGTCGAGCCCGACGCCGCCGCCGCGGTCCGGGCCGCCCGGGCGGCGGGCCTGACGGTGCTGGCCGCCGACGGCGCCGGTGAGCGCGACCTCTACGCCGACGCGCCCCTCGAGGGCCCGGTCGCCTGGTTGCTCGGCAACGAGGCCTGGGGCCTGCCCGAGGACCTCGCTGCGCTGGCCGACCACCGCGTCGCGATCCCCATCCACGGTCGCGCCGAGAGCCTGAACCTCTCCACCGCGGCCGCGCTGTGCCTCTACGAGACCGCCCGGCACCACCGCCGCGGCTGA
- a CDS encoding PAS domain-containing sensor histidine kinase, translating into MTPVPRPPSDEVRAVLDDLPDGVVLAGGDGRVHHVSAPAARMLGLVAADAPGRPLSEVLRLQDQEGASWCASNSPFQGLATRTAVPEQPWLLPDGSEVLVSARIHRTALSEPVDRVAITLRSGRGRARLDRERSDLVATVAHELRSPLTGVKGFVQALLNRWDKLNDDQKKLMLTTVASDSDRLSRLIAELLDVARIDTGRLQLYPRPTDVAVVTGRVVDSVRAATSREIVLDAPDDLPPVQADPDKLVQVLTNLVENAVRHGEGTVRVTLERVEAQPGAATESATAVRITVQDQGEGIPEELRRRVFTKFWKGGARGGSGLGMYIVGGLTRAHGGHVAIDDAPGGGARVGVTWPVADDA; encoded by the coding sequence ATGACCCCGGTCCCGCGCCCGCCGTCCGACGAGGTCCGAGCCGTGCTCGACGACCTGCCCGACGGCGTGGTCCTGGCCGGCGGGGACGGGCGGGTGCACCACGTCTCCGCGCCCGCGGCCCGGATGCTCGGGCTGGTGGCCGCCGACGCCCCCGGTCGTCCGTTGTCCGAGGTGCTGCGCCTGCAGGACCAGGAGGGCGCCTCCTGGTGCGCATCAAACTCGCCCTTCCAGGGGCTGGCCACCCGCACCGCGGTCCCCGAGCAGCCCTGGCTGCTGCCCGACGGCAGCGAGGTCCTGGTCTCGGCGCGGATCCACCGCACCGCCCTGAGCGAGCCGGTCGACCGGGTCGCGATCACCCTGCGCTCCGGGCGCGGCCGGGCCCGGCTGGACCGTGAGCGCTCCGACCTGGTGGCCACGGTCGCCCACGAGCTGCGCTCGCCCCTGACCGGGGTGAAGGGGTTCGTCCAGGCGCTGCTCAACCGGTGGGACAAGCTCAACGACGACCAGAAGAAGCTGATGCTCACCACCGTGGCCTCCGACTCCGACCGGCTCAGCCGGTTGATCGCGGAGCTGCTCGACGTCGCCCGCATCGACACCGGGCGTCTGCAGCTCTACCCGCGCCCCACCGACGTCGCCGTGGTCACCGGCCGGGTGGTCGACTCGGTCCGGGCCGCGACCAGCCGCGAGATCGTCCTGGACGCGCCCGACGACCTGCCCCCGGTCCAGGCCGACCCGGACAAGCTCGTGCAGGTGCTGACCAACCTCGTGGAGAACGCCGTACGCCACGGCGAGGGCACCGTGCGGGTGACGCTCGAGCGGGTGGAGGCCCAGCCAGGGGCGGCCACGGAGTCCGCGACGGCTGTGCGGATCACGGTCCAGGACCAGGGGGAGGGCATCCCCGAGGAGCTGCGCCGGCGGGTGTTCACGAAGTTCTGGAAGGGCGGCGCCCGCGGCGGCTCCGGGCTGGGCATGTACATCGTCGGGGGGCTGACCCGGGCCCACGGCGGCCACGTGGCCATCGACGACGCGCCGGGCGGGGGCGCCCGGGTCGGGGTGACCTGGCCGGTCGCCGACGACGCCTGA
- the pheS gene encoding phenylalanine--tRNA ligase subunit alpha, whose protein sequence is MSGPNSDYDPVEVTPLQAEEVEAARDAALAAIAAAADLEALKQVRLEHAGDRSPLALANREIGALPPQARKEAGQRVGQARGAINQALGKRQVVLEAEHEEQMLVVETVDVTLPTDRRRPGSRHPLTLQSELIADLFVAMGWEVAEGPVVEAEWLNFDALNLGPDHPARTMQDTFWTEPADHHVVLRTQTSPVQARTMLTREPPIYVVCPGRVFRTDEYDATHSPMFHQVEGLVVDKGITMAHLKGTLDHFAGQLFGDGITTRFRPSYFPFTEPSAEVDVLCFVCRGEGMVPASSVFPLHDGDILCRTCRGEGWIEWGGCGVVNPRVLVACGVDPDVYSGFAFGMGIDRSFMFRHGLEDLRPLFEGDVRFSAAFGTEI, encoded by the coding sequence ATGTCGGGCCCGAACAGCGACTACGACCCCGTCGAGGTCACCCCGCTCCAGGCGGAGGAGGTCGAAGCAGCCCGCGACGCCGCACTCGCGGCGATCGCCGCGGCCGCCGACCTCGAGGCGCTCAAGCAGGTGCGCCTCGAGCACGCGGGGGACCGCTCGCCGCTGGCGCTGGCCAACCGCGAGATCGGGGCCCTGCCGCCGCAGGCGCGCAAGGAGGCCGGTCAGCGCGTGGGCCAGGCCCGCGGCGCGATCAACCAGGCGCTCGGCAAGCGCCAGGTCGTGCTCGAGGCCGAGCACGAGGAGCAGATGCTCGTCGTGGAGACCGTCGACGTCACGCTGCCCACCGACCGCCGCCGCCCCGGCAGCCGGCACCCGCTCACCCTGCAGTCCGAGCTGATCGCCGACCTGTTCGTCGCGATGGGCTGGGAGGTCGCCGAGGGCCCGGTGGTCGAGGCAGAGTGGTTGAACTTCGACGCCCTCAACCTGGGCCCGGACCACCCGGCGCGCACCATGCAGGACACGTTCTGGACCGAGCCCGCCGACCACCACGTCGTGCTGCGCACCCAGACCTCACCGGTGCAGGCGCGCACCATGCTCACGCGCGAGCCACCGATCTACGTCGTGTGCCCCGGTCGGGTCTTCCGCACCGACGAGTACGACGCCACGCACAGCCCGATGTTCCACCAGGTCGAGGGCCTCGTGGTCGACAAGGGCATCACGATGGCGCACCTCAAGGGCACCCTCGACCACTTCGCCGGCCAGCTGTTCGGCGACGGGATCACCACCCGGTTCCGTCCCTCCTACTTCCCCTTCACCGAGCCGTCGGCCGAGGTCGACGTGCTCTGCTTCGTCTGCCGCGGCGAGGGCATGGTCCCAGCCTCGAGCGTCTTCCCGCTTCACGACGGAGACATTCTGTGCCGCACCTGCCGCGGCGAGGGCTGGATCGAGTGGGGCGGCTGCGGCGTGGTCAACCCGCGGGTCCTGGTGGCCTGCGGCGTCGACCCCGACGTCTACAGCGGCTTCGCCTTCGGCATGGGCATCGACCGCTCGTTCATGTTCCGCCACGGCCTGGAGGACCTGCGCCCGCTCTTCGAGGGCGACGTCCGGTTCAGCGCCGCATTCGGCACCGAGATCTGA